A stretch of DNA from Manihot esculenta cultivar AM560-2 chromosome 7, M.esculenta_v8, whole genome shotgun sequence:
CACCTCATACTTTCTCCTTTACAGATTATCAGTTCACATAAAGTGTTTtcgataatattaaatatattaattaaaatcataatatatgctatagttaaatttaaaataataattatattaacttGGTATAagtatgaaatataaaaaaatcaaaatcgatAGTAGCGTGATACTGCTGGGCTCAAAAGGGTAGACGTTGAATACAATCCTACCTGGCTGCCTCCGTAACTCAATATTCAAGAGGGGTGTGCATTTGTCTACCTTCACCCTCTACTAAGAAAATACCATGTTTTGTacattatcatttaaaattttaatatataaaaataagatagattttttttaaaaaaataatttaatattaataataacaatttttaaataaattgtgaaataaattttttttaatttttttaatagagaaATATATTTAGATAGATGCTaacatatattaataatattaaggaAAAAATGTTAAGTTAATTAGcaacatatataatttttatattttataggaaaaacaatataataatttttaaataacaatttaGTGAATGACtggatttaattttgatttaaatcaaaattttgttttaattttgatttatccATACTCAGCCGAAAGCAATAAGCATATACTcagaattaaatcaaaattttgatttaattttatctcactaatgtatatttaatttagttttattcaaaaaataaggTAAATAATATAAGATTTAAGTATTTTTCAGATTCACTTTAATCATTGAATGGGTAAAAACAAAGAGCCCAATGGCTGATTCGTAtcgatttatattaatttttttaaattaatgtttttaattaaatcgatttgatttttaattaaatcgatttacgattcgatttgattttaacaaCTATGGAGTAGCTCCATAAACATAATAAACCGTCCTGTCTCTTCTGCAGAGGACAACCTTTCTTCACCAATTTCTCTCTGGTCTACTTAATGCGAGAGCATGCCAAGAATGAGGGActgattttaattttgattatgacTGACCGGTCTGATTTCAGTTACAAACCGACCGGTCCATGTCCAACTCTTCTCGTTTTTGGATCCACACTCCTCACCTGTGTACAGCTTTTAGCCAATACAAAAATCTACCAATACCCACACTCTTAATACACACACACAGTGGAAAACTGCTcttttacccatctcctctcgGCTCCTTGATGTagccttttcttttttcacaaTAAATACTATCTTGTCTCAATCTTCAGCTACAGGtactttatttctttctttcttgattagTTTTTGCTTTTTGGATAGTTTTGCTTGTTATTACTAACCCCATTGGTTACTTGATACAACTCAGTTCATAAGGGTTTGATTTTATGGGTTTTTTGAGTTGATGATGTTTGGTTGTGGATTTGATTTCTCTAATTAGGGTTTCCTCTGgggttttcactttgtttttgcGTGTTTTTTTTCTATAGTTTTTATTGTTTGTAGCCTTCTACAATGGGTTTCTTGAATGATGAAGAAAAATAGAACAGATGGGTTAGCTTTTATTGCAGAGAagacctctctctctctctctctctctctctcttaattTATTGCTAAAATTGGAGTGGCTTCCTCAAAAATTTCCCCTTTGTTATACAATGATTTAAACCATTTCATGGTGTAAAATCTTAATTTCGTTTTCTTCCAGGGGAAAACAAAATAGTACAACTATCTTTGGTTATGCAGTTTTTCACTCTATAGAATTTTTTGCAATTAAGTGTTTCCAAGAACTTCTTACTTAGTATGGATCCATATTTTTGAAAATCTGAAGTATTGTAGTAACAATAACAATCTGAAGACAGTTACCTTAAAAATCAGGAGTGATATGGTAACTAGAACGCACCTTTCCATAAATAGAAAGAAGTACACATTTCCTGTACCTGGATTGAGAGGGATGTGGATTTGATTGCCTATGCTAACTAATGATGGGTGAACAAAAAAAAAGCTTTGCTTTAAGTGTCTGATGATTTCTCCAGGCTTGATTGGAACCATGAAATGGCTTGTTTTTCAGAATTGTGCGGCTTAGGTGTCCTTTCCTTGTTTACTTTCTTCAAGCATTGCATGTTAGATTTGGGATTTTGGTTGTAAATTTTACGTTTCTGTTGGTGTATAAATTTGAATCTGTTCTTCTGGTGAGTTTAGTAGGGAAGCTTTTCATTACTAGTGTGTAATTAACTTGGTGATTTAAAGTGGGAAAGAAAAGGTTCTGGAATGTTTGTTGTTGATTGTAATTTTAGTTACCTTGAATGATTTTTTTATCTATCTgctatttaattgaaaaatattggTTTCTAGGCGTAGATACACGGGTAAGAGGAGTGGAGTTGTAGATTCAAAAACATCATCATGATCAAACGGACTTCGAGTAGAAATGCTAGAACTAGAGGCTTCAAGGTGAAGCATGTTCTGCAGATTTGTTTATTGCTTGGTGTTTGCTTCTGGTTAATCTACCAAGTCAAGCATTCCCATGATAAGAAAAAGGAGTTTGATGAGAAAGAGGCAAAAATCTCTCAGAGAACTCAAAATGGTGATGGGATTTCAAATTTGGGAAGGAAAGGCCTCCATCCTCACAACCAGGAGTTTCCAAAAAACGAGAAACAtgaggaagatgatgatgaaaaaACTACATTAGAGGAGGAAGTGAATAAGATGgaagaaaatatgcatgagcaAAAGCAGTTGGAATATGAAACTAAGCATGAAGAAGAAGACCAAGAAGAAGAAGGCAGTAAGCAtgaagagggagagagagaagaagaggaaggagaaggagaaggaagcAAGCATGATGTggaagagagagaagaagaaactAACAAACACGAAGATGAAGAGCAAGAAGATGAAACCAAGAGTGACGAGACAGAGGATGGGAGAAGAGAAGGTGGGGATGATGAGATAGATGAACATGATCAAGAGAAAATAGAAGGAGAAGCTGATCATGAAGAGGATTTTGTTgatgaagagaaagagagagaggaagAAGGGGAGGAAAAGGAAGGTGGAAATGGTGAAGTTGGAGATAAGGAGGACTATGAAACTTCAACGGAGGATCAAGATCATGACGGAGGTCTGCAGAATGATCATGAGGCTCGAGAAGAACTTTACAAGGCAGATGATGCTTCGAGTGCAGTGACCCATGATGTGGAAACTATAAGCATTGAACCTGAGAGGGTAAGTTCAGAGAATTCAGTAACAAATAATCTAGAGCTGGAGAAAAATTTGAATAAGAGCAACACCAATGGAGTCAATGAGGATAAAAAAAACTCAACATCACAGCTTGGAGGTGTAGCAACTGAGAATGACCCTCCAGCGAATGTGACAGCTGGTGAAAAGAAGGATGATGAGATTATCAACAGCAAAGAACAGTCAACCAAAAATGCAACCGTCTTTTCCGAATTAAATGACCAACCAGTGCTAAGCAATAATCCCATGGAGGCGACTTCTGATTCATCCCAGCACAATGAAACAGTTGTTATATCTGATTCAAATCAAGCTCAAAATGCAAAAAATGATGATGCTAGTAGAGGGGAAGCATCTAACCTGAAAACCATTGAATTGGAACAGGTTAATGACAATACAGTTGCAGATAGCAGCAGAACTGATTCTAATTCTACTGTCCCTGATAAAATTGAGAATATGGACGATGGTGCAAGAAGTTCAAATTCATCCACTAATTCAGAGCTTGACAGATCAGTGAATTTCATTAAGCCTGAAGCTGAGGGCAAGACTAATGGATCAGATGAGATCACTAAACCCGAAGTTGAAGCTGATGCAGAGGTCAATTCTGAGTCATCTTCAACAACAAAGGAGACTGCAGATACTGCTAAAGATGAGAACTCAGATGTCAAGAATGAATTAGGTGGGACAGATGAAAACAAAGGCTCTTCAGCAACAGATGGGACTGAAGCTGTTGTTCATGACCACATTGATTCTTCGAATTCTTCAATTGGCCAAGAAAAGAAAGATACCGGCATACATCTAGATACACTGCCAGGGGATAGCAGAGACGGCGTTAATAGCCGCAATGTGGCTGCAGAATgagaaattttgataaaatggtGTATGCTTATGAGTGATAAAAATGTTTATGTAGTTGTTCACTCTGTTTTGCTGCACAATCACAGAGAGTTTTGGGTTTCAGGCAACTTTGGAATACGATCTTACAAATACATTTTTAGCATTGCAGGCAAATGTAGGTAGTTTGATGCTATTAATGGTTTTATCTGTATACTTTACGGCGAATTTCAGTTGATATCTCTTTTCAATATCTTTctttttaggtttttttttttttgtctgatGTTAGTGACTGGCTTGTTTAATCATGTTCATCAAAACAAGTTTAGTCCAATTATTATTGGATGATGAAGTCTTTCAATTGGGATGATTCTCCATGACCAAAAGTAACATATGATGTTTATTCTGAATCATACGGATGCCAAATTGACCCTAAACTTGTTTCTGAGTACTAATTGAAGAATCGAGACATATCAGTAAAGttggtttaaattgaaaattaaaattttaatatttgtaaaatttaaattgataattttaatatttgtaaaatttaaattgataattttaatatttgtaaaaattaaattaaattgattttgagtagaaattaaattgaattaaattgatccgattcaatttgatttaattgatttaatttttaataaattttatttgtaaaaattaaattaaattgattttgagtagaaattaaattgaattaaattgatccgattcaatttgatttaattgatttaatttttaataaattttttatttttttaatatttaaaaatataattaaaatattttaatggtctaatatatctatattattaaaaataatatattattatcattaattcattcgattttctttattaaaattaaattgaaataaaataattaaaatttttaaaattaaaattaaatgaaattaaaataaataaaaattttaaattaattcaatttaatcaattttttgaatttgaaggaaaacacccTAGATTTGGTAAGAATTTAATGAAAAAGTAGCTTTGATAAATCTTGTGCATGGCTCAATTAGCACTCAGTAGGTTCTTTTTCTTTGGCAGAAGGCACTTATATGCCTTCAGAAAAAGATTAAAAGTGGATTACTTTCAGTCATTTAAAcacttgaattttttaaaaataattatttaattcctttaaaattttaaggatagttcaaaatttaacaatattaaatttttatttatgaattaaataaaaatgaatttatttatacacttaaaaaataatataacaaatacaatattttttttatttaaaaaaggcAAAAGGTTTATTTTGCCtccattttataaattttattaaattttttcagaACTCAAACGAATCCCTTAAAATAGTTCTTAAAATTAAAGCAATATAATaagatttataaatttaacatttataaacacaaaa
This window harbors:
- the LOC110619459 gene encoding cilia- and flagella-associated protein 251, which translates into the protein MIKRTSSRNARTRGFKVKHVLQICLLLGVCFWLIYQVKHSHDKKKEFDEKEAKISQRTQNGDGISNLGRKGLHPHNQEFPKNEKHEEDDDEKTTLEEEVNKMEENMHEQKQLEYETKHEEEDQEEEGSKHEEGEREEEEGEGEGSKHDVEEREEETNKHEDEEQEDETKSDETEDGRREGGDDEIDEHDQEKIEGEADHEEDFVDEEKEREEEGEEKEGGNGEVGDKEDYETSTEDQDHDGGLQNDHEAREELYKADDASSAVTHDVETISIEPERVSSENSVTNNLELEKNLNKSNTNGVNEDKKNSTSQLGGVATENDPPANVTAGEKKDDEIINSKEQSTKNATVFSELNDQPVLSNNPMEATSDSSQHNETVVISDSNQAQNAKNDDASRGEASNLKTIELEQVNDNTVADSSRTDSNSTVPDKIENMDDGARSSNSSTNSELDRSVNFIKPEAEGKTNGSDEITKPEVEADAEVNSESSSTTKETADTAKDENSDVKNELGGTDENKGSSATDGTEAVVHDHIDSSNSSIGQEKKDTGIHLDTLPGDSRDGVNSRNVAAE